One window of the Podospora pseudocomata strain CBS 415.72m chromosome 7, whole genome shotgun sequence genome contains the following:
- a CDS encoding hypothetical protein (EggNog:ENOG503P0T1), translating into MYTFNHPSSWVLGITTAATTTLAPQHYTSWEEVIWDFSLASVPVLVGLWLKPSPGTFAAGMVLAYWFTSIFTTSWLFRYYVFSGIVWSCYSSFHKYESLTLEDVPPTFGGWLQLVYWNFLAGWNNMLEPPKVKQDELPYRGRLFGLPQREGDRPKTSRWLPARQLSQKGPPSAFYKLNDMVKKLQARSSRDLRVKMSFLEAGIRGLFRDIGDRTAGTVNTRDEWGGEIAHIHAADGSLHVNLHPEDVSTVLQAGWGQRHPLAGGNDSKIFRFWFHGVMEKRLPVPVGWTLVYAPRTSEEEDVVEEIMIAAIWYATQGNVYAIGGDEERRVRRWNARPEEFKREERWWDWLWRLVPAPPERGWKCECCRNCSRGCAGNKVEGQTTSPQRSKEKGEQKKEPAADPMSPDSASNPDAGRSRSNVHFSVPEPLPVISDPGIEGHRAKGRMYPLPESPKPDENKTKSDPGRATIGSKGLQDNWTWSSDVF; encoded by the coding sequence ATGTACaccttcaaccacccctctAGCTGGGTCCTTGGCATAACCACCGCCGCAACCACGACACTCGCCCCGCAACACTACACCAGCTGGGAGGAAGTAATATGGGACTTTTCACTGGCCTCAGTCCCAGTTCTTGTCGGTCTTTGGCTTAAGCCTTCCCCCGGCACATTCGCAGCTGGAATGGTCTTGGCCTACTGGTTCACCTCCATATTCACAACCTCGTGGCTATTTCGGTACTACGTCTTTTCAGGCATTGTTTGGTCATGTTATTCTTCCTTTCACAAATACGAGTCCCTAACCTTGGAGGATGTCCCGCCAACCTTTGGGGGCTGGCTACAGCTCGTCTACTGGAACTTCTTGGCAGGATGGAACAACATGCTAGAACCACCAAAGGTCAAGCAAGATGAGCTTCCCTATCGAGGCAGGCTGTTTGGTCTTCCGCAAAGAGAGGGAGATAGGCCAAAGACGAGTAGATGGCTACCTGCAAGGCAGCTCAGCCAGAAAGGGCCACCCAGCGCGTTTTACAAGCTGAATGACATGGTAAAAAAGCTCCAGGCCAGATCATCCCGAGATTTGAGGGTCAAGATGTCTTTCTTGGAAGCCGGGATTCGTGGACTATTCAGGGACATCGGTGATAGAACGGCCGGGACGGTTAACACGAGAGACGAATGGGGGGGAGAGATCGCGCATATTCACGCAGCTGATGGGTCACTGCATGTCAACCTTCATCCCGAGGATGTTAGCACTGTTTTGCAGGCCGGTTGGGGGCAGCGGCATCCTCTTGCGGGAGGAAACGACTCAAAGATATTCAGGTTCTGGTTTCATGGCGTAATGGAAAAACGACTACCAGTGCCTGTTGGATGGACGTTGGTATACGCCCCGAGGAcgtctgaggaggaggacgtggtggaggagattaTGATTGCAGCAATATGGTACGCGACGCAAGGAAATGTTTACGCcattggtggtgatgaggaacGTAGAGTACGGAGGTGGAATGCAAGGCCCGAGGAGTTCaaaagagaggagaggtggtgggattggCTGTGGAGACTTGTGCCAGCACCCCCTGAGAGGGGTTGGAAATGCGAATGCTGCCGGAATTGTTCAAGAGGATGTGCGGGCAACAAGGTGGAAGGCCAGACAACGTCGCCGCAAAGATCCAAGGAGAAAGGAGAACAGAAAAAAGAGCCAGCGGCTGATCCAATGTCGCCCGACTCAGCTTCGAACCCAGATGCAGGGAGAAGTAGGTCGAATGTTCATTTTTCGGTACCAGAACCACTCCCCGTGATATCGGACCCCGGAATAGAGGGGCATAGGGCCAAAGGAAGGATGTATCCATTGCCGGAGTCTCCAAAACCAGACGAGAACAAAACCAAGTCCGATCCTGGAAGAGCCACGATAGGCAGCAAAGGGTTACAGGACAACTGGACTTGGAGCAGTGATGTTTTTTAA